aaaaaagtttctcatCGGACAAGTTTTTCGTCGGACAGAAGTTAACTAATAGTCTGTaattttttcagcgaaaaaatagGGGTTTTAGATGGTTGATTTTCTCTGAAATATATGAAGAAAACAGGAAAAGGGGATAAGATTCGCATGGACTAATCTCCAATCCATCATGTGAATCCACATGATCCactacaaaaatctaaaaattttgcaatctgACGCAACACAAAAAGTTGAAATCTGTCATTGTTTGATAAAATGACATGCATTTCAAATTGAGTGTTCCGGTCGGGGGGATCGCACATTTTGATGCCttattaatagtgatgaataccaccctttaaaatatgttatcccatttttgaagcttaataacttttgtatcttaactcttatctaAATGcggtcttcggatgaaatatttttaataatttaagctTTATGAAAAACCGTATTCAATAGAAATCGGCCCAAAGGAACCAAAGCTATTGATGCAAACCTAGTTTTTTCATGTTCCCCCGAacaaaatatctgaaaattccATATAAACTTCTAgcttgttgagcgaccccttcccattCCAGTTAATAAAGTGTTTATTCAATCGTTAAAACGCTTTTTCTTGATTATCGTTGGtttgatattgaattaaaaaaaaaatttaagttattttagaTCTAGGTCCAAAAAAAGGTACCCGTTTAgtaattcctataaaaaagaaaaaaaaagtacccGTTCAGTACCATTGCAGGAACGGTAgattcaaatttggaaatttggatcgtctaaatttacttaaatctttaaaaaaaacgtcgAAACCTATATTGGAAAgtcttattaaaatttgaagataAGATCAATAACTATAGGTAAACagatttcctacaaaaaaacttgaaactccCGTTCATTTATGAGAAAATCATGGATTTAGAGAAAAACCACATCTTTAAGGATGCAAATTAAGGCAACTTATCCTATTtagaaaaattcatttcatttttcaatagtgaaaaaacattttttttgcttatttcatGCTAAGCATACAGTTAGTCGCAAAATAGATTGATATATTTGATTGAtgataatttcaagttttttatgcTCCAAAAACTCTAACGAAAGCTGATCccgtataaaaatttgaaatattttcgtgggacgagaaaaaaaagacattttttaatcaatactgatgttatgaaatcgcttggtacatctttgtacctgaaaatgatcacattttcatatgtgatgaaagaaattagagaaacatgaactatcaaagaacgaaagaacataagccgtaaatatcatgagaatttcgaaaaagatacaacggctcaccgacaggacttgaacctgcaatctccgcttcggtacaacggcgcgttagccggCGCGTtaggtggggttagagaaacaagagagatcaatagagggaaagatcacatgcgggatatacatggtgtttcgatagaaggtccagcagttgatcggcagagctcgattgctcgtgttcgccggttccatcacgttcaccgtggtggaattggctaacgcgccgttgtaccgaagcggagattgcaggttcaagtcctgtcggtgagccgttgtatctttttcgaaattctcatgatatttacggcttatgttctttcgttctttgatagttcatgtttctctaatttctttcatcacatatgaaaatgtgaacattttttaagttgagggacttgatcctttattcaccGGGCCCTGAACCttggtaaaaaataaaactgaaaatggAAGCTAATTTAAagacaaaatcatttttttgagcTCCCTTGGAttgatattagtttttggatagaAACTAGTAATCTCTTGCAAAGCAATGATCACGTTCTATTAAGacgaaaaatatatatttttgaactaTATGGATCAAGTGAATCTATGAcgaacattttttaattctacttgtgtaaaaaaagttgagattttACCATTGCTGTGAAAAAATGTCactatgaagttcattttcaatttgaacgaatgacatattggaaaaaaaacattaacatgATTTTGTCACGTGAGATTTTTTTctgcacgtatccgggccggacagcTTTATCCgtgcaattttatataaaaaaaacctggcaaaatccgagaatttgatttcaaaattcaacgaccaaaaatccgagcaatatccgagaaatttttgtcaaaagcaAGAAAATACtcataaattacataaaaactAATCGAATGAATTTAAAGCGTATTTTATGCTTcgaaaaaccttttaaaatttttttttgcaaaacttgctCTAAAAATTGCGTTTAAAGCCATAAATAAGAAATGTTTACAACACAATATGAATTTTTACAACGAACATATGATTTGGTTTCGAGTTAAAGATATGGAATCGAGTCACTCCAGGGATCAAGCCTCCTCATTTTCCTTACTGTATACGGAGTGCGcttcaaaaattcacaaatatttttaagttccgCTTTGTACTTGTTATTTGCTGCTCTGGAAATTTGAAATCGGACGATAGAAAAAGGCCAAAATAACCCATTTTAACCATATCGTAAGCCATGTACCACTGCAATCTagttcatttcaaaattacaacgcgcagtggtgcagaacatcaatctagctgtaagaaattaatagcgcccagggatgaagagattgACATTTGATGTTCAGTTTTATATGAAGCATATTTCAATATCACagtttttgccgaggggtccaccgatagcgagataaaaatgcaaacttttttgttcttcaaattagggctttgatgtcttcaactaagttgtttatctgatcaaaatacatatgTTTGTTTAATATGTCAGAGtactatcacatcaccctcaggagttacagtcaaagtaaaaaaaaatctcttaaaaaacagttttttgaaccttacacgttgtagattggataaaatggttcgctgtctttgtattaaagttgtaacaagccacgatctacaattgtctcatacattatgatgggtttagaagttgctgaaacctatagaaagcatttagtgtattttattggcaatttttgaagactcgtccatcgaaaagttcacattttcgcaacacccccttttttgtgttttttttgtatgataagcggaaccatttccatttgaaattagcggggaaatcggtggaaataTAAGAgatttgaataattgaaaatacactttttatatgaaaattacatattttacttATAGGAAAAAggatgacaaaattgaattcattaataaagtgttgcagttttcttttatatattttgttttattaaaagatatttaaatttgatttttcaaataatttaaactaaaaaaaattaatggagcttatttattaaatttggtagagcactaaaTTGGTATTATATTTGTTGCGTGAGCGACAGACAGAGGAATAGAATTTTTCCGATTTGTTTAAACGACCTTTATTTAACAATATCTACGTTTATTCGGTGGCGTTAATAAATTCCTTCAGagaaaattacaaagaaaattCCTACGTTAATTGCCACATAGTTCATGATTTCGTTTGGTTCGAATCGTTTTTATAGTTAAGTGAAATAAATGACTTACGTTTAGTTCCCTTCTGCCTAATCTGTGCTCGCAACTTTGGTAGCACGTGTTTCGTATGCTTTCGTGCAGCACGTGAGCTGGGAAGATTAGTTTAGGTTAGGTTACAATTTATCTATGCTACTGTATAAATTTACCTGATTGGTAGTACATATAATTATTATGGTCTAACGAATGTTTCTACCACTCACAACTGCTTGTAGCTACTATCTTACTAAATTAGGAAAAATTAGGATTTACAAACAATATTTGCTTAAACGTTTCACAATTTTACCTCGGCACACAATTCACTCGCACACTTGCTCTGCTTATGATTTTTCGTTAGTAAAGACCTGCGGTTACTTTGATCACATTTCgtgattcaaaattctgattgaCGGCAAGTGGCAAGGTGGCTATTAGTGAAAGGTGCTTCACTCCGGACGGTTGTGACACTCCCCCTCGGTACGTCACTGTCCCTGTGGCTTACCTCCTGTTGCACCGACATCTAACACGGCAACCTTGGTAGCAGGTCTCTCTAGAAGCCCCTTTAATGTCTGAACAGTAACACGACGAACCTGACCATCATGCGCCGGAACAGCTTTGATCACACGTCCTCTTGGCCAGCAATTCCTTGGCAGGTTATTGTCGACGACCATCACCAAGTCTCCTTCCTGAATGGGCTTCACGGGTTGAAACCACTTGGTCCTTCGCGTCAGCGTGGGCAGATATTCATTTACCCACTTCTTCCAGAAAAGATCAGCGTATTGTTGTGCCATCGTCCACGATCGTTTCAGAGTAATCGGTGTATTGTCGAAAACGATCGGGGGCTTACTACCATTCGAAGAACCCAACAAAAAATGGTTAGGTGTTAAGGGGGGCTCATTGTCGTTGTCTATCGGTATGTCTGTCAATGGTCTTGAGTTCAATATCATTTCAATTTCCATCAGCATGGATCGTAAAATTTCGTCTGAAGGTAAACGCGGGGGGTCGAAGTCGTTCATGGTCTTCTTGACTGACTGAATTAAACGCTCCCAACAGCCACCGAAATGTGGGGCAGCCGGAGGATTGAACGTCCACTTAGTATCTGGGCTGACGAATTCTACTTTCAGACGTTCTTCGTCGATCTTCGCCAGTGCTTCACGTAGCTCCCTCGATGCTCCGATGAAGTTGGTTCCCCGATCACTGATGATCTCCAAAGGTGGACCTCTTCTTGCGATGAAATTACGTAGAGCTAAGATGCAAGAATCCGTAGACAGGGAATGTGCGATCTCGATATGTATGCCTCTGGTGGTCATGCAGGTGAAAAGAACTCCCCATCGTTTCTCGGTACGCCTGCCAACTAGCACGGTCATTGGTCCAAAATAGTCTATTCCGGTGTACGAGAAGGGTCGCTGGTAGGCTGCCAGTCGGGCTGGTGGAAGATTACCCATAGCTGGAGGCCTTGGACTAGCCTGGCGGATTTTACACCTTAGACAGTTCCTTCTAACACGATCAAGTTCGGAGCGGAGGCGAGGAATATTGTACTTAAGTCGAATCTCATTCAATGCGGTTTGATGATTCTGATGATGGTACTTAGCGTGGTAGTCAGCGATCAACAGGTTTGTTACGTGATGTTGCCTCGGGAGTATAACTGGGTTTTTCGTGGCCTCATCTGCCCATTCGCAGGCGCCGATACGTCCTTGCATTCGTAGAACACCGTGCTCATCGATGACTGGATTTAGTTTGTAGAGAGCACTGGATTTCGGCAACGTACGTTCCCAGGGTGAAGCTCCTTGTACTCGACTGCGTATCAATCGAACTTCGTCCGAGTAAGCCTGCTGCTGAACACATCGGTAGATTGTGTTCTCAGCTGATTTCAACTCCTCCTGTGTCAGAGCGCCTCTCACTAGTGTGGTTTTTCTAACGGTGTTCTGGAAGTTGATGAAATAACGGTGTAAGTATCCGACAGATCGCAAAAGTCGTTGCCATTTCGAAAAACGTTCGAAAGAGATGATCAGTGGTTTGGCTCCTTGGTGGTGAAGAACGCTAGCACGGATCTCTTCCATCGTCGTTCCTTGATCTCCAGCGTCGCCAGGCCACGAATCTTCGGGTTCTAGTAGGAAGTCTGGTCCTCGGAACCAACGACTGCTCGGCTGAAAGTTCGGCAATCTTTGCCACTTTGTTCCTTCATCCGCTACGTTCTGCTTAGTTGGAAGCCATCTCCATTCTCCTACTTGTGTGGTATCAAGAAGTTCGCTGACCCTAAACGCAACAAATTGGCTGTATCGTCGATGATCAGACCGTAACCAGCACACTACATCACGGGAATCAGTCCAGAAAACTCGTCGTGTAATCTTCATTCTGTGTGACTTGACAATACTATCGGCAAAGCGTGCTCCAACTACTGCGGCCTGCAACTCAAGACGAGGAATAGAGAGGAACTTCAACGGGGCTACACGGGTCTTTGATCCAATCAGCGCACATTCCGCCTTATCTCCTTCTTGGAATTTAAAGTAGGCAACGGCAGCTATTCCATTTTCACTGGCATCGCAGAAAACATGCAGCTCCACACTGTTGGTTGACTCGATGGACGTCACAGTTCGGTAACAGCGTGGGATAGTAACTTGACGAACATTCGGCAGCGCTTCAATCCATGTTAACCACTTCTcggtcaacctcgagtcgatcTCATCGTCCCAACCGGTTCCGGAACGCCAAATCTCCTGGAGcaggattttcaaataaatgagaAAGTTGCCGATGAGTCCCATAGGGTCGTATACAGTCATCAAAGTTCTCAAGACTTCACGTTTCGTTGGCATCCTTGCTCCGGAAAGTAGTTCTGCATCGTGTTTCGGTGATAACTTGAACGTAAACGTATCAGTAGTTGTGTCCCACCACATTCCGAGGACTTTCTCCGTTGACATCTCCGGACAGAAGCTCATGTTTTTCTCCACGGTAGGTTTTTCTTGTAGGTTTTCGATAACGTAACTTGAGTTAGAATGCCAGTTTCTTATCTCGAACCCTCCTTGTGCGTGAATCCAACGAACTTCTTCAGCTAATTTCGTCGCATCTTCTTCGGTTACTACGCTTGCCAACATGTCATCCACGTAGTGCTCGTACTTAATACACTGAACTGCCCTAGGGTGTCGTCCTCGAATCTGTCAGCGTTCCGGTTCTTGACGTAATGCGCACTGCTTGGAGAACATGCCGCTCCGAAAGTCATTACTGTTACCACGTACACCTCTGGATCTTCGACTGCAGCTGTATTGGGCCACAATATCATCTGGCTTCGCTGGTCCTGCTTTTTCATCTTTACTTGAAAGAACATCTCTCGGATGTCTCCCACGACTGCGATGCGAAATTCACGAAACTTGAAGAGGACAGTTAACAGGGATACTAGCTGATCAGGTCCCGTAAGAAGAAACGAGTTTAGCGATACTTCGTTGACTTTGGCTGCTGCGTCAAACACGATACGCATCTTACCGGGCTTGTTCGGATTCGTAACAGGAAATATCGGCAAATACCAGTCGTTTGGATGTTTCTCCGCTTTTTCCTGGATCGATAGTCGCCGAATATAACCTTTCTCCTCGTACTCGGACATCTTTGCTGACATAGCCGCTGCTAATTCAGGCTCTCGCTTCAGTCGTTTTTCTAAACAGGCAAGACGCTTCAGAGCCATTCCTTTACtgttcggcaaccttggttgatCGTATCGCCACAACAATCCAGTCTCGTAACGTTTTCCAATTAGACGTGTTTCGGTAGACAGAATCTTCAATGCTCTTTCTTCGTCCTTAGAGAGAAGTGACCTCAAAGATCCATAGATTCCCATCGACTCGATTGAGAAGTACTCCTTCAGGGCTTCATGAACATCTTTCTCGCTATCTTTGTTACACGGGCAAATGTGGAAGCTATGGTAACCACTATAGTCTGACTCGTTAACACCAAACTCCGCTGTACAGGGACCATACAATATCCAACCAAGTCTTGTCTTGGATGCCATCGGCTCGTTCTCATCTCCTTCAAGGCTTCTTAAAGAGCTTCCTAGGCGACAGTTGTTCATCCCTATAAGGATTCGTGGAGAAGCTCCTTCGTAGGACCGTAGGGGTAACCCATCAAGATAACCGTACTTCGTCACCATTTGCGGAACTGAAACTGACTGCTTCGGTAGAGAAAGGTCCTTGACCGTATGAACCTCCGACAATTCGAACACTTCACTTGCTTCGGTTGTTCCGGAAATCTTCAAAGCTAGCACAACCGACTCCTTTTCTTCCCGACTTTGGCCTCCAGTCCAGTCAAGACACAATGGATAAGGGGTGCCATTCAGACCAAGTTCTTTCAGTAGACCGTGCTCCATTAGAGTTGCAGATGATCCATCGTCGAGGAACGCAAAGGTATTCACTTGCTTTCCCTTCCCATAGATTGTCACAGGCAC
This sequence is a window from Uranotaenia lowii strain MFRU-FL chromosome 3, ASM2978415v1, whole genome shotgun sequence. Protein-coding genes within it:
- the LOC129752016 gene encoding uncharacterized protein LOC129752016, with amino-acid sequence MSFCPEMSTEKVLGMWWDTTTDTFTFKLSPKHDAELLSGARMPTKREVLRTLMTVYDPMGLIGNFLIYLKILLQEIWRSGTGWDDEIDSRLTEKWLTWIEALPNVRQVTIPRCYRTVTSIESTNSVELHVFCDASENGIAAVAYFKFQEGDKAECALIGSKTRVAPLKFLSIPRLELQAAVVGARFADSIVKSHRMKITRRVFWTDSRDVVCWLRSDHRRYSQFVAFRVSELLDTTQVGEWRWLPTKQNVADEGTKWQRLPNFQPSSRWFRGPDFLLEPEDSWPGDAGDQGTTMEEIRASVLHHQGAKPLIISFERFSKWQRLLRSVGYLHRYFINFQNTVRKTTLVRGALTQEELKSAENTIYRCVQQQAYSDEVRLIRSRVQGASPWERTLPKSSALYKLNPVIDEHGVLRMQGRIGACEWADEATKNPVILPRQHHVTNLLIADYHAKYHHQNHQTALNEIRLKYNIPRLRSELDRVRRNCLRCKIRQASPRPPAMGNLPPARLAAYQRPFSYTGIDYFGPMTVLVGRRTEKRWGVLFTCMTTRGIHIEIAHSLSTDSCILALRNFIARRGPPLEIISDRGTNFIGASRELREALAKIDEERLKVEFVSPDTKWTFNPPAAPHFGGCWERLIQSVKKTMNDFDPPRLPSDEILRSMLMEIEMILNSRPLTDIPIDNDNEPPLTPNHFLLGSSNGSKPPIVFDNTPITLKRSWTMAQQYADLFWKKWVNEYLPTLTRRTKWFQPVKPIQEGDLVMVVDNNLPRNCWPRGRVIKAVPAHDGQVRRVTVQTLKGLLERPATKVAVLDVGATGGKPQGQ